Proteins from one Thermococcus sp. M36 genomic window:
- a CDS encoding FmdE family protein, protein MLTLNRLVDERDVEGILKYAREFHGHVCPYLALGIRASLVAMDKLGVGRLDYSGSVDESVLAIVEINSCFTDGVQVATGCTLGNNSLVYLDLGKTALTLVKRSTWEGVRVYADAERLAKYYPPGATELFNKVVRERKGTSEERARLWELWEEAAHRMLHIPTEEFKIERVKVPPIEQAPIFESVRCSECGELVMSTRAVHVDGKPFCLRCAGERYLGVIGRGIVKLGGRG, encoded by the coding sequence ATGCTCACGCTCAACAGATTAGTCGATGAGAGGGATGTAGAGGGCATCCTAAAGTACGCGAGGGAGTTTCACGGGCACGTCTGCCCCTACCTCGCACTCGGAATAAGGGCATCACTGGTGGCGATGGACAAGCTCGGCGTTGGAAGGCTTGATTATTCCGGCAGCGTGGACGAGTCGGTTCTGGCAATAGTGGAGATAAACAGCTGCTTCACGGACGGAGTTCAGGTCGCAACGGGCTGCACACTCGGGAACAACTCGCTGGTCTACCTCGACCTCGGAAAGACCGCTCTCACGCTCGTAAAGCGCTCAACGTGGGAGGGTGTTAGGGTCTACGCCGACGCGGAAAGGCTGGCGAAGTACTACCCGCCCGGAGCGACGGAGCTCTTCAACAAAGTTGTCAGGGAGAGGAAGGGAACTTCGGAGGAGAGGGCCAGGCTCTGGGAGCTCTGGGAGGAGGCCGCTCACAGGATGCTCCACATTCCAACGGAGGAGTTCAAGATCGAGCGCGTTAAGGTCCCGCCGATAGAGCAGGCCCCCATATTCGAGAGCGTCCGCTGCTCAGAGTGCGGTGAGCTCGTCATGTCGACCAGGGCCGTTCACGTGGACGGAAAGCCCTTCTGCCTCCGCTGTGCAGGCGAGAGGTACCTCGGAGTCATTGGTCGTGGAATAGTCAAACTCGGAGGGAGGGGTTGA
- a CDS encoding pyruvate/ketoisovalerate ferredoxin oxidoreductase subunit gamma → MIEIRFHGRGGQGAVTAANILASAAFLEGKYVQAFPFFGVERRGAPVTAFTRIDEKPIRIKTQIYEPDIVVVLDPSLLDTVDVTAGLKEGGIVIVNTEKGKEEVLKKLKKKPAKLALVDATTIALEVLGLPITNTAILGAVAKATGVVTLEHVQKAIQDVFSGALGEKNAKAAAEAFNKTVLYEL, encoded by the coding sequence ATGATCGAGATTCGTTTTCACGGTAGGGGTGGACAGGGTGCAGTTACTGCCGCCAACATACTAGCCTCAGCTGCCTTCCTTGAGGGCAAGTACGTCCAGGCGTTCCCGTTCTTTGGTGTTGAGAGGCGTGGAGCGCCGGTTACGGCCTTCACCAGGATCGACGAGAAGCCAATCAGGATAAAGACCCAGATCTACGAGCCAGACATCGTCGTCGTTCTCGACCCGAGCCTTCTCGACACGGTTGATGTCACCGCAGGCCTAAAGGAGGGCGGAATCGTCATAGTCAACACCGAGAAGGGCAAGGAGGAAGTCCTTAAGAAGCTCAAGAAGAAGCCGGCCAAGCTGGCGCTCGTTGACGCAACCACCATCGCACTTGAAGTCCTCGGCCTGCCCATCACCAACACCGCGATCCTCGGTGCCGTCGCCAAGGCTACCGGCGTCGTTACCCTTGAGCACGTCCAGAAGGCCATCCAGGACGTCTTCTCAGGAGCCCTTGGCGAGAAGAACGCCAAGGCCGCAGCAGAAGCCTTCAACAAGACCGTCCTCTACGAACTCTGA
- the porB gene encoding pyruvate synthase subunit PorB — protein MAVRKPPITTREYWAPGHAACAGCGCAAALRLATKAFSEAMEEKYGDPNAFAIAQATGCMEVVSAVFPYTAWKAPWVHVAFENAAAVASGVEAAWKKVGRKGKILAIGGDGGTADIGMQALSGMLERWHNVVYLMYDNEAYMNTGIQRSSSTPYGAWTTTSPPGKLSIGEDKPKKWVALIAAAHQIPYVATASVANPYDYIRKMKKAAKIDGPAFVQVQCTCVPGWRAPPEKSIEITRLAIETGVWPLFEIENGDFHNIKIQAPGGGAKVKREGGRVVAIEFKKPIEEYLKLQGRFKHLFKQPEAIDQLREQIKAMWKVLGVEVTLPKPEE, from the coding sequence ATGGCCGTTAGGAAGCCCCCGATCACTACTCGCGAGTACTGGGCCCCAGGACACGCCGCCTGTGCCGGCTGCGGCTGTGCCGCCGCCCTGAGGCTCGCCACCAAAGCGTTTAGCGAGGCCATGGAGGAGAAGTACGGAGACCCGAATGCCTTTGCAATAGCCCAGGCCACCGGATGTATGGAGGTCGTCAGCGCTGTCTTCCCGTACACCGCCTGGAAGGCCCCGTGGGTTCACGTGGCCTTTGAGAACGCGGCTGCCGTTGCCAGCGGTGTTGAGGCCGCCTGGAAGAAGGTGGGCAGGAAGGGCAAGATACTGGCAATAGGCGGTGACGGTGGAACAGCCGACATCGGTATGCAGGCTTTGAGCGGCATGCTCGAGCGCTGGCACAACGTCGTATACCTCATGTACGACAACGAGGCCTACATGAACACCGGAATCCAGAGGTCAAGCTCCACACCCTACGGCGCCTGGACCACCACCAGCCCGCCGGGCAAGCTCTCCATCGGTGAGGACAAGCCCAAGAAGTGGGTCGCCCTCATCGCGGCAGCACACCAGATACCCTACGTTGCCACCGCCAGCGTCGCCAACCCCTACGACTACATCAGGAAGATGAAGAAGGCGGCAAAGATCGATGGCCCGGCTTTCGTTCAGGTCCAGTGTACCTGTGTTCCGGGCTGGCGCGCCCCGCCTGAGAAGAGCATTGAGATCACCAGGCTAGCCATTGAGACCGGTGTCTGGCCGCTCTTCGAGATTGAGAACGGCGACTTCCACAACATCAAGATACAGGCACCGGGCGGAGGCGCAAAGGTCAAGCGCGAGGGAGGAAGAGTCGTGGCCATCGAGTTCAAGAAGCCCATCGAGGAGTACCTCAAGCTCCAGGGCAGGTTCAAGCACCTCTTCAAGCAGCCAGAGGCAATTGACCAGCTCCGCGAGCAGATCAAGGCCATGTGGAAGGTCCTCGGCGTCGAGGTCACACTCCCGAAGCCGGAGGAGTGA
- a CDS encoding 3-methyl-2-oxobutanoate dehydrogenase subunit beta, protein MEIPENVRKRLSIPADEHFYAGHTACQGCGASLGLRYVLKAYGKKTIFAIPACCSTIIAGPWPYSALDANLFHTAFETTGAVIGGIEAALKAKGYKVKGEDGIMVVGWAGDGGTADIGLQALSGFLERGHDAVYIMYDNEAYMNTGIQRSSSTPYGAWTTNTPGGKMHFLEKRNKKKVIDIVIAHEVPYAATASIAYPEDFIRKLKKAQKIPGPSFIQLFAPCPTGWRSPTDKSIELARLAVQTAYFPLFEYENGKYKINMPSTKKEPKPIEEFLKYQGRFKYMTKEDIERLQEWVNREWEKLKKLAEVFG, encoded by the coding sequence ATGGAGATCCCCGAGAACGTTAGGAAGAGGCTGAGCATTCCGGCCGACGAGCACTTTTACGCAGGGCACACGGCCTGCCAGGGCTGTGGTGCTTCCCTGGGACTCCGTTACGTTCTTAAAGCTTACGGAAAGAAGACCATATTCGCTATCCCGGCGTGCTGTTCAACCATCATAGCCGGCCCGTGGCCCTACAGCGCCCTCGACGCCAACCTCTTCCACACCGCCTTCGAGACGACCGGAGCGGTCATAGGCGGCATCGAGGCGGCTTTGAAGGCCAAGGGGTACAAGGTCAAGGGCGAGGACGGAATAATGGTCGTCGGCTGGGCCGGCGACGGCGGTACAGCGGATATAGGCCTCCAGGCCCTTTCGGGCTTCCTTGAGAGGGGCCACGACGCGGTCTACATAATGTACGACAACGAGGCTTACATGAACACCGGAATCCAGAGGTCAAGTTCAACCCCATACGGAGCCTGGACCACCAACACCCCAGGCGGAAAGATGCACTTCTTGGAAAAGAGGAACAAGAAGAAGGTCATTGACATCGTCATCGCCCACGAGGTGCCCTACGCGGCAACCGCCAGCATAGCATACCCGGAGGACTTCATAAGGAAGCTCAAGAAGGCCCAGAAGATTCCGGGGCCGAGCTTCATACAGCTCTTCGCCCCGTGCCCGACAGGCTGGCGCTCACCCACAGACAAGAGCATCGAGCTTGCAAGGCTCGCGGTCCAGACTGCCTACTTCCCGCTCTTTGAGTACGAGAACGGAAAGTACAAGATCAACATGCCGTCAACGAAGAAGGAGCCGAAGCCCATCGAGGAGTTCCTCAAGTACCAGGGCAGGTTCAAGTACATGACCAAGGAGGACATTGAGAGGCTCCAGGAGTGGGTCAACCGCGAGTGGGAGAAGCTCAAGAAGCTCGCCGAGGTCTTCGGCTGA
- a CDS encoding inorganic phosphate transporter, translated as MDGIALAAIAVAFYIAWNIGSNDSANAMGTAVGAGILSFRQATLTIAIFVLMGAYLKGYKVMKTVGKGIVPEGYLTMEMAVIALLAAGVWVTIATVKGLPVSTTQAIVGGVIGVGLATHAPVNWYTLGKIAAAWVVSPVLSGILAMFLYRFYSWVVSKIKSMSTIEALYKALAILGGSYMAFNFGTNEVANASGPIVGAGFMEPKTAGIVVALSLAVGALTFSYAVMHTVGKRITALGPISAFAAQFGSAIAVSLANFFGLPVSSSQSIVGGVVGVGLLAGEGIEKSVIMDIIFGWVATPLTAIFISLAIFKAFSLVGLV; from the coding sequence ATGGATGGCATTGCCCTTGCAGCGATAGCAGTGGCCTTCTACATCGCCTGGAACATAGGTTCCAATGATTCCGCCAACGCTATGGGCACCGCGGTTGGTGCGGGCATACTCAGCTTCCGCCAGGCAACGCTGACGATAGCCATCTTTGTTCTCATGGGGGCGTACCTCAAGGGCTACAAGGTCATGAAGACCGTGGGCAAGGGCATAGTTCCGGAGGGATACCTCACAATGGAGATGGCGGTGATAGCGCTTTTGGCAGCCGGCGTCTGGGTCACGATAGCGACCGTAAAGGGGCTCCCTGTCTCGACAACTCAGGCTATAGTTGGGGGTGTCATCGGAGTGGGCCTGGCCACCCACGCACCCGTCAACTGGTACACCCTCGGGAAGATAGCCGCAGCGTGGGTCGTTTCACCGGTTCTCTCTGGGATACTTGCGATGTTCCTTTACAGGTTCTACTCATGGGTTGTCTCTAAAATCAAGAGCATGTCAACAATCGAGGCCCTCTATAAGGCCCTGGCCATACTGGGCGGCTCCTACATGGCCTTCAACTTCGGAACCAATGAGGTGGCGAACGCCTCCGGGCCAATAGTGGGAGCAGGCTTCATGGAGCCCAAGACGGCCGGAATAGTGGTGGCCCTCAGCCTAGCGGTGGGGGCTCTGACCTTCAGCTACGCGGTCATGCACACCGTCGGCAAGAGGATAACCGCCCTCGGCCCAATTTCGGCCTTCGCGGCCCAGTTCGGCTCCGCCATAGCGGTGAGCCTGGCGAACTTCTTCGGACTGCCGGTCAGCTCGAGCCAGTCTATAGTGGGCGGCGTCGTTGGGGTGGGCCTCCTAGCGGGCGAGGGCATCGAGAAGTCCGTGATAATGGACATAATCTTCGGATGGGTCGCCACACCGCTGACGGCGATATTCATCTCACTGGCCATCTTCAAGGCCTTCTCTCTGGTGGGGCTAGTTTAA
- the porA gene encoding pyruvate ferredoxin oxidoreductase: MEYKPIRKVVSGNYAAAYAVKHARVEVVAAYPITPQTSIIEKIAEFLANGEVENLEYVPVESEHSAMAACIGASAAGARVFTATSAQGLALMHEMLHWASGARLPVVMVDVNRAMAPPWSVWDDQTDSLAQRDTGWMQFYAENNQEVYDGVLMAFKVAETVNLPAMVVESAFILSHTYDVVEMIPQELVDEFLPPRKPLYTLTDFDNPIAVGALGTPADYYEFRYKIQKAMEKAKEVIRDVGKEFGEKFGRDYSQMIELYRTEDADFVFMGMGSLMGTVKQAVDVLREEGYKVGAAKVRWFRPFPKEELYELAKNVEGIAVLDRNYSFGMEGILFTEAKGALYNTKAKPLMKNYIVGLGGRDFTVSDVRKIAENMKAIIEKGELDVEVDWYHLKR; this comes from the coding sequence ATGGAGTACAAGCCCATTAGAAAGGTTGTGAGCGGCAACTACGCGGCCGCTTACGCCGTCAAGCACGCCCGCGTTGAGGTTGTGGCCGCTTACCCCATCACCCCCCAGACGAGCATCATCGAGAAGATAGCCGAGTTCCTGGCCAACGGCGAAGTGGAGAACCTTGAGTACGTTCCAGTTGAGAGCGAACACTCTGCCATGGCGGCATGTATAGGGGCGAGCGCCGCTGGAGCCAGGGTCTTCACAGCCACCTCCGCCCAGGGTCTGGCTCTGATGCACGAGATGCTCCACTGGGCCAGCGGGGCGAGGCTTCCGGTTGTCATGGTTGATGTGAACCGTGCCATGGCCCCACCGTGGAGCGTCTGGGACGACCAGACCGACAGCCTTGCCCAGAGGGACACTGGATGGATGCAGTTCTACGCCGAGAACAACCAGGAGGTCTACGACGGCGTCCTTATGGCGTTCAAGGTGGCGGAGACCGTCAACCTGCCGGCCATGGTCGTTGAGAGCGCGTTCATCCTGAGCCACACCTACGACGTCGTCGAGATGATCCCCCAGGAGCTCGTTGACGAGTTCCTCCCGCCGAGGAAGCCCCTCTACACGCTGACCGACTTCGACAACCCGATAGCGGTCGGCGCCCTCGGAACGCCCGCCGACTACTACGAGTTCCGCTACAAGATACAGAAGGCCATGGAGAAGGCCAAGGAAGTCATCAGGGACGTCGGCAAGGAGTTCGGCGAGAAGTTTGGAAGAGACTACAGCCAGATGATAGAGCTCTACAGGACTGAGGACGCGGACTTCGTCTTCATGGGAATGGGCTCCCTCATGGGAACCGTCAAGCAGGCCGTTGATGTACTCCGCGAGGAGGGCTACAAGGTCGGAGCAGCCAAGGTTCGCTGGTTCAGGCCCTTCCCGAAGGAGGAGCTCTACGAGCTCGCCAAGAACGTTGAAGGCATAGCCGTTCTCGACAGGAACTACTCCTTCGGTATGGAAGGCATACTCTTCACCGAGGCCAAGGGAGCGCTCTACAACACCAAGGCGAAGCCGCTCATGAAGAACTACATCGTCGGCCTCGGAGGAAGGGACTTCACCGTCAGCGACGTCAGGAAGATAGCTGAGAACATGAAGGCCATAATCGAGAAGGGCGAGCTGGATGTAGAGGTGGACTGGTACCACCTTAAGAGGTGA
- the porD gene encoding pyruvate synthase subunit PorD gives MAESPFKAEIERVQKEYSEKMTVGAIATIPGSSVVNKTGSWRVFMPEFNRDKCVRCYLCYIYCPEPAIYLDEENYPVFDYDYCKGCGICANECPVDAITMVREVK, from the coding sequence ATGGCCGAGAGTCCGTTTAAGGCCGAGATTGAGAGGGTTCAGAAGGAGTATAGCGAAAAGATGACGGTTGGGGCAATAGCGACCATACCCGGAAGCAGCGTCGTCAACAAGACCGGTTCCTGGCGTGTCTTCATGCCGGAGTTCAACAGGGACAAGTGCGTTAGGTGCTATCTCTGCTACATCTACTGCCCGGAGCCGGCCATATACCTCGACGAGGAGAACTACCCGGTCTTTGACTACGACTACTGTAAGGGCTGTGGAATTTGTGCGAACGAGTGCCCTGTTGATGCCATAACAATGGTTAGGGAAGTCAAGTGA
- a CDS encoding 3-methyl-2-oxobutanoate dehydrogenase subunit delta: MNTLFGERKEGAVKIVLTSVDEYPEAPISLGTTLTNFTGDWRTFIPVVDDSKCVKCYICWKFCPEPAIYIREDGYVGIDYDYCKGCGICANECPTKAITMEKEEK, encoded by the coding sequence GTGAACACGTTGTTTGGTGAAAGGAAAGAAGGGGCCGTCAAAATCGTCCTCACGTCCGTGGACGAGTATCCGGAGGCCCCGATAAGCCTGGGCACAACCCTCACCAACTTCACGGGAGACTGGAGGACGTTCATACCCGTCGTTGATGACAGCAAGTGCGTCAAGTGCTACATCTGCTGGAAGTTCTGCCCAGAGCCGGCCATATACATCCGTGAGGACGGTTATGTGGGGATTGACTACGACTACTGTAAGGGCTGCGGAATCTGCGCCAACGAGTGCCCGACCAAGGCGATAACCATGGAGAAAGAGGAGAAGTGA
- the porA gene encoding pyruvate synthase subunit PorA, translating into MPIRKVMKANEAAAWAAKLAKPKVIAAFPITPSTLVPEKISEFVADGELDAEFIKVESEHSAISACVGASAAGVRTFTATASQGLALMHEILFIAAGMRLPIVIAVGNRALSAPINIWNDWQDTISERDTGWLQFYAENNQEALDLILIAFKVAEDERVLLPAMVGFDAFILTHTVEPVEIPDQELVDEFLGEYVPKHAYLDPSKPITQGTLAFPAHYMEARYTVWEANEAAKKVIDEAFAEFEKRFGRRYQKIEEYKTDDAEIIFVTMGSLAGTVKEYVDMLREKGVKVGVAKLTVYRPFPTEEVRELAKKAKVLALLEKNVTFSVGGALFQDFSRALINEKEKPVIVDFILGLGGRDVTFKDLDEALGIAQKALAGEEFDEVNWIGLRKEIL; encoded by the coding sequence ATGCCGATTAGAAAGGTTATGAAGGCCAACGAAGCGGCTGCCTGGGCGGCTAAGCTGGCCAAGCCAAAGGTTATAGCCGCGTTCCCAATTACGCCGTCCACACTGGTTCCTGAGAAGATCAGCGAGTTTGTCGCGGATGGAGAGCTTGACGCAGAGTTCATCAAGGTCGAGAGCGAGCACTCAGCGATTTCAGCCTGTGTCGGTGCCTCAGCCGCTGGAGTCAGAACCTTCACTGCGACCGCCTCGCAGGGTCTCGCCCTCATGCACGAGATACTCTTCATCGCCGCCGGAATGCGCCTCCCGATAGTCATCGCCGTCGGAAACCGCGCTCTCTCAGCTCCGATCAACATCTGGAACGACTGGCAGGACACCATCAGCGAGCGCGACACCGGGTGGCTCCAGTTCTACGCTGAGAACAACCAGGAGGCTCTCGACCTCATCCTGATAGCCTTCAAGGTCGCCGAGGACGAGCGCGTTCTCCTCCCGGCCATGGTCGGCTTTGACGCGTTCATCCTCACCCACACGGTCGAACCGGTCGAGATACCCGACCAGGAGCTCGTCGACGAGTTCCTCGGCGAGTATGTGCCAAAGCACGCCTACCTCGACCCGAGCAAGCCGATAACCCAGGGTACCCTCGCCTTCCCGGCCCACTACATGGAGGCGAGATACACCGTCTGGGAGGCCAATGAGGCAGCAAAGAAGGTCATTGACGAGGCCTTTGCTGAGTTCGAGAAGCGCTTTGGTAGAAGGTACCAGAAGATTGAGGAGTACAAGACCGACGACGCCGAGATAATCTTCGTCACCATGGGCTCACTCGCCGGAACCGTCAAGGAGTACGTTGACATGCTCCGCGAGAAGGGCGTCAAGGTTGGAGTCGCCAAGCTCACCGTCTACAGGCCGTTCCCGACTGAAGAGGTCAGGGAGCTGGCGAAGAAGGCCAAGGTTCTCGCTCTGCTTGAGAAGAACGTCACCTTCAGCGTCGGCGGTGCCCTCTTCCAGGACTTCAGCAGGGCACTTATCAACGAGAAGGAGAAGCCCGTCATAGTTGACTTCATCCTCGGCCTCGGTGGAAGGGACGTCACCTTCAAGGACCTCGACGAGGCCCTCGGCATAGCCCAGAAGGCCCTCGCTGGAGAGGAGTTTGATGAAGTCAACTGGATAGGACTGAGGAAGGAGATACTGTGA